The Xanthomonas indica genome has a segment encoding these proteins:
- the rng gene encoding ribonuclease G, with product MSQEILVNVTPRETRVAVIENGMLQELHIERGWRRGVVGNIYKGRVQRVMPGMQAAFVEVGLERAAFLHANDVVRPAPVGNGDTEEATPLPVSAAVPIVELLRDGQDIVVQVVKDPIGSKGARLTTQISIPSRYLVLLPQSRVIGVSARIEDEAERQRLKTLVADLAASHGGFGYIIRTNAEGQPAEALAEDIAYLSRVWNVVERRGRDGAPASIIYEDLSLPLRAVRDLIRKDVEKVKVDSHETFERLQAFVAKYMPVLAERLELYTGDRPIFDLYGVEDEIARALDKQVPLKSGGYLVIDQTEAMTTIDVNTGSFLGQRNLEETVFRTNLEAAQAVARQLRLRNLGGIIIIDFIDMDDAEHRRQVLRTLEKALSRDHAKTTVYEFSPLGLVEMTRKRTVESLERQLSEPCPECSGRGSIKTAETVTYEIFREITRAVRQFDAARLLVIASTKVVARITDEESAAVAELEEFLGKTIRFQADEQYLQEQFDVVLL from the coding sequence ATGTCGCAAGAGATCCTGGTCAACGTCACACCACGCGAGACCCGGGTGGCGGTCATCGAGAACGGCATGCTGCAGGAGCTGCACATCGAGCGCGGCTGGCGCCGTGGCGTGGTCGGCAACATCTACAAGGGCCGGGTGCAACGGGTGATGCCGGGCATGCAGGCGGCCTTCGTCGAGGTCGGGCTGGAGCGCGCCGCGTTCCTGCACGCCAACGACGTGGTGCGGCCGGCGCCGGTCGGCAACGGCGACACCGAGGAAGCGACGCCGCTGCCGGTGTCGGCGGCGGTGCCGATCGTGGAACTGCTGCGCGACGGCCAGGACATCGTGGTGCAGGTGGTCAAGGACCCGATCGGCAGCAAGGGCGCGCGGCTGACTACGCAGATCAGCATTCCCTCGCGCTACCTGGTGCTGCTGCCGCAGTCGCGGGTGATCGGGGTGTCGGCGCGGATCGAGGACGAGGCCGAGCGGCAGCGCCTGAAGACCCTGGTCGCCGACCTGGCCGCCAGCCACGGCGGCTTCGGCTACATCATCCGCACCAATGCCGAGGGCCAGCCGGCCGAGGCGCTGGCCGAGGACATCGCCTACCTGTCGCGGGTCTGGAACGTGGTCGAGCGGCGCGGCCGCGACGGCGCCCCGGCCAGCATCATCTACGAGGACCTGAGCCTGCCGCTGCGCGCGGTGCGCGACCTGATCCGCAAGGACGTGGAGAAGGTCAAGGTCGATTCGCACGAGACCTTCGAGCGGCTGCAGGCCTTCGTCGCCAAGTACATGCCGGTGCTGGCCGAGCGCCTGGAGCTGTACACCGGCGACCGCCCGATCTTCGACCTGTACGGGGTCGAGGACGAGATCGCCCGCGCGCTGGACAAGCAGGTGCCGCTGAAGTCCGGCGGCTATCTGGTCATCGACCAGACCGAGGCGATGACCACCATCGACGTCAACACCGGCTCGTTCCTGGGCCAGCGCAACCTTGAGGAGACGGTGTTCCGCACCAACCTGGAGGCGGCGCAGGCGGTGGCGCGGCAACTGCGGCTGCGCAACCTCGGCGGCATCATCATCATCGACTTCATCGACATGGACGACGCCGAGCACCGCCGCCAAGTGCTGCGCACGCTGGAGAAGGCGCTCTCGCGCGACCACGCCAAGACCACGGTGTACGAGTTCTCGCCGCTGGGCCTGGTGGAGATGACCCGCAAGCGCACCGTGGAGAGCCTGGAGCGGCAGTTGTCCGAACCGTGCCCGGAGTGCAGCGGGCGCGGGTCGATCAAGACTGCCGAGACGGTGACCTACGAGATCTTCCGCGAGATCACCCGCGCGGTGCGCCAGTTCGACGCGGCGCGGCTGCTGGTGATCGCCTCGACCAAGGTGGTGGCGCGCATCACCGACGAGGAATCGGCGGCGGTGGCGGAGCTGGAGGAATTCCTCGGCAAGACCATCCGCTTCCAGGCCGACGAACAATACCTGCAGGAGCAGTTCGACGTGGTGTTGTTGTGA
- a CDS encoding DUF4870 domain-containing protein, producing the protein MSEFDNVTAPPPPPASAGPQEDRTVALITHLSGIIAGFIVPLIIWLINKDNPAKSFLNDQAKEALNFQITVAIAYVICVVLSVIVIGGLLMPVVWVVNLVFCILAGIKANEGVAYRYPFALRLIK; encoded by the coding sequence ATGAGCGAATTCGACAACGTCACCGCCCCGCCGCCGCCGCCGGCCTCGGCAGGGCCGCAGGAAGACCGCACGGTCGCGCTGATCACCCACCTGTCCGGGATCATCGCCGGTTTCATCGTGCCGCTGATCATCTGGCTGATCAACAAGGACAACCCGGCCAAGTCCTTCCTCAACGATCAGGCCAAGGAAGCGCTGAATTTCCAGATCACCGTCGCCATCGCGTACGTGATCTGCGTGGTGCTCAGCGTGATCGTCATCGGCGGCCTGCTGATGCCGGTGGTGTGGGTGGTGAACCTGGTGTTCTGCATCCTGGCCGGCATCAAGGCCAACGAAGGCGTCGCCTACCGCTACCCGTTCGCGCTGCGCTTGATCAAGTAA
- the tldD gene encoding metalloprotease TldD: MNDHALSLAETRLLLPAGLDAASLERAFGTLLGPGIDFGDLYFQHSRRESWSVEDGIVKDGAHSIEQGVGVRAISGEKTGFAYSDDIHRDALLAAAQSARAISRDGGAQPAHALQRGGGRALYPALDPVDAMDNAHKVELLRRLDQYLRAADPRVQQVMVSLSGGVDTVLVARSDGVLAADVRPLVRLNVQVIVEQQGRRESGYAGGGGRYDYTTLFADGRPEAFAREALRQALVNLEAVPAPAGVMQVVLGPGWPGVLLHEAVGHGLEGDFNRKGTSVYAGRIGQRVASPGVTIVDDGTLDGRRGSLNVDDEGTATNCTTLIEDGVLVGYMQDTLNARLMGVAPTGNGRRESFAHLPMPRMTNTYMRAGQHDPQEMIRSVKKGLYAVNFGGGQVDITSGKYVFSATEAYLIEDGKVTAPVKGATLIGNGPETMQKVRMIGHDLALDEGVGVCGKDGQSVPVGVGQPSLLIDGLTVGGTA, from the coding sequence ATGAACGATCACGCCCTGAGCCTCGCCGAAACCCGCCTGTTGCTTCCCGCCGGCCTGGATGCCGCCAGCCTGGAGCGCGCCTTCGGCACGCTGCTCGGCCCCGGCATCGATTTCGGCGACCTGTATTTCCAGCATTCGCGGCGCGAGAGCTGGAGCGTGGAGGACGGCATCGTCAAGGACGGCGCCCACTCCATCGAGCAGGGCGTGGGGGTGCGTGCGATCTCCGGCGAGAAGACCGGCTTCGCCTATTCCGACGACATCCACCGCGACGCCCTGCTGGCCGCCGCGCAGTCGGCGCGGGCCATCTCCCGCGACGGCGGCGCGCAGCCGGCGCACGCGCTGCAGCGCGGCGGCGGCCGCGCGCTGTATCCGGCACTGGACCCGGTGGACGCGATGGACAACGCGCACAAGGTGGAGCTGCTGCGGCGGCTGGACCAGTACCTGCGCGCCGCCGATCCGCGCGTGCAGCAGGTGATGGTGAGCCTGTCCGGCGGCGTGGACACGGTGCTGGTGGCGCGCAGCGACGGCGTGCTCGCCGCCGACGTGCGCCCGCTGGTGCGGCTCAACGTGCAGGTGATCGTGGAACAGCAGGGCCGCCGCGAGTCCGGCTATGCCGGCGGTGGCGGCCGTTACGACTACACCACGCTGTTCGCCGACGGCCGCCCGGAAGCCTTCGCCCGCGAGGCCTTGCGCCAGGCGCTGGTGAACCTGGAGGCGGTGCCGGCGCCGGCCGGGGTGATGCAGGTGGTGCTGGGGCCGGGCTGGCCCGGCGTGCTGCTGCACGAGGCGGTCGGCCATGGCCTGGAGGGCGATTTCAACCGCAAGGGCACCAGTGTCTACGCCGGTCGCATCGGCCAGCGCGTGGCCTCGCCCGGCGTCACCATCGTCGACGACGGCACCCTGGACGGCCGCCGCGGTTCGCTCAACGTCGACGACGAGGGCACCGCGACCAACTGCACCACCCTGATCGAGGACGGCGTGCTGGTCGGCTACATGCAGGACACGCTCAACGCGCGATTGATGGGCGTGGCGCCGACCGGCAACGGCCGCCGCGAATCGTTCGCGCACCTGCCGATGCCGCGCATGACCAACACCTACATGCGCGCCGGCCAGCACGACCCGCAGGAGATGATCCGCTCGGTGAAGAAGGGCCTGTACGCGGTCAATTTCGGCGGCGGCCAGGTCGACATCACCAGCGGCAAGTACGTGTTCTCGGCCACCGAGGCCTACCTGATCGAGGACGGCAAGGTCACCGCGCCGGTGAAGGGCGCCACGCTGATCGGCAACGGCCCGGAGACCATGCAGAAGGTGCGCATGATCGGCCACGACCTGGCGCTGGACGAAGGCGTCGGCGTCTGCGGCAAGGACGGGCAGAGCGTGCCGGTGGGCGTGGGCCAGCCGTCGCTGCTGATCGACGGGCTGACCGTGGGCGGGACGGCCTAG
- a CDS encoding M35 family metallo-endopeptidase, with protein MKHASRISAAIGFSLVGIISAATAQSQLTRTPAPLQVELTPVADADGQQRGQLAVTVRNTGDQVARVPKWELPLGDLDNALFQVQRDGKPVDYVGRLVKRAAPRADDMVVLQPGEARQARIDLGQAYDLSRSGTYSIRLDAPLQGAAFADGARMLRADGEPQTLASAPLTVWLDGGRGRAVRNDLMVGPQAVVNGVNYASCSTSQISTIGSAVSAARNYSQNAKTYLNGGSTGARYTTWFGAYNASRYSTATSNFVNIDSAIDQNNGQITINCGCSDSSYAYVYPNQPYQIYVCNAFWSAPLTGTDSKAGTLIHEMSHFSVVAGTQDTAYGQSAAKSLAKSDPARAVKNADSHEYFAENNPSQN; from the coding sequence ATGAAACACGCATCCCGGATCTCGGCAGCAATCGGCTTCAGCCTGGTCGGCATCATCTCGGCGGCTACCGCGCAATCGCAACTCACGCGCACGCCGGCGCCGCTGCAGGTCGAACTGACGCCGGTCGCCGACGCCGACGGCCAGCAGCGCGGCCAACTCGCGGTGACCGTCCGCAACACCGGCGATCAGGTCGCGCGCGTGCCCAAGTGGGAACTGCCGCTGGGCGATCTCGACAACGCGCTGTTCCAGGTCCAGCGCGACGGCAAGCCGGTCGATTACGTGGGCCGCCTGGTCAAGCGCGCCGCGCCGCGCGCCGACGACATGGTGGTGCTGCAGCCGGGCGAAGCGCGGCAGGCACGGATCGATCTCGGCCAGGCCTATGACCTGAGCCGCAGCGGCACCTACAGCATCCGCCTCGACGCGCCGCTGCAGGGCGCCGCGTTCGCCGATGGCGCGCGCATGCTGCGCGCCGATGGCGAACCGCAGACGCTGGCCAGCGCGCCGCTGACGGTGTGGCTGGACGGCGGCCGCGGCCGCGCGGTGCGCAACGACCTGATGGTCGGCCCGCAGGCGGTGGTCAACGGCGTCAACTACGCCTCGTGCAGCACCAGCCAGATCAGCACCATCGGCAGCGCGGTGAGTGCCGCGCGCAACTACTCGCAGAACGCCAAGACCTATCTCAACGGCGGCAGCACCGGCGCGCGCTACACCACCTGGTTCGGCGCCTACAACGCCAGCCGCTACAGCACCGCCACCTCCAACTTCGTCAACATCGATTCGGCGATCGACCAGAACAACGGGCAGATCACCATCAACTGCGGCTGCAGCGACAGCTCCTACGCCTACGTCTATCCGAACCAGCCGTACCAGATCTACGTCTGCAACGCGTTCTGGAGCGCGCCGCTGACCGGCACCGACTCCAAGGCCGGTACCCTGATCCACGAAATGAGCCACTTCAGCGTGGTCGCCGGCACGCAGGACACCGCGTACGGGCAGAGCGCGGCCAAGAGCCTGGCCAAGAGCGATCCGGCCCGCGCGGTGAAGAACGCCGACAGCCACGAGTACTTCGCCGAGAACAATCCGTCGCAGAACTGA
- a CDS encoding DUF4870 domain-containing protein: MQATDTENAITGGPASAWERVLAAFAHLSMWIGLFAACNVHLGDALWWLLLLWLLPGVQWWVLRRTQPFAAEHARQAMRLGLGLSLLSAVLLAPALLIFGAALVFGPLLILMLLAALCLSLCAAARAMRGRRYRYPLPYGSVR; the protein is encoded by the coding sequence ATGCAGGCAACCGACACCGAGAACGCGATCACCGGCGGCCCCGCCTCCGCGTGGGAGCGCGTGCTGGCGGCGTTTGCGCACCTGTCGATGTGGATCGGCTTGTTCGCCGCGTGCAATGTGCACCTGGGCGACGCGCTGTGGTGGCTGCTGTTGCTGTGGCTGTTGCCGGGCGTGCAATGGTGGGTGCTGCGGCGCACACAGCCGTTCGCCGCCGAACACGCGCGCCAGGCCATGCGGCTGGGCCTCGGCCTGTCGCTGCTGAGTGCGGTTTTGCTGGCGCCGGCCCTGCTGATCTTCGGTGCCGCGCTTGTGTTCGGGCCGCTGCTGATCCTCATGCTGCTGGCGGCGCTGTGCCTCAGCCTGTGCGCCGCGGCCAGGGCCATGCGCGGTCGGCGCTACCGCTATCCGCTGCCGTATGGAAGCGTTCGTTAG
- the yjgA gene encoding ribosome biogenesis factor YjgA has translation MRGRDEDTGEFRGESRSQQRREALEVLSLGEKLVALTPAQLAKLPVPESLLPHIAETKRITSHIAHKRQLAFLAKQMRREDEAVLEAIREAMDVNSDAARREVAAMHRVEDWRERLLAEGDTALAELLAEHPDADRQRLRQLVRNAKDERLKNKPPHAYRELFRELRELILGGASGMGNGESGIEPPDADTDEAFDDTRD, from the coding sequence ATGCGCGGACGCGACGAAGACACCGGTGAATTCCGCGGCGAAAGCCGCAGCCAGCAACGCCGCGAGGCGCTGGAAGTGCTGAGCCTGGGCGAGAAGCTGGTGGCGCTGACCCCGGCGCAGCTGGCCAAGCTGCCGGTGCCCGAGTCGCTGCTGCCGCACATCGCCGAGACCAAGCGCATCACCTCGCACATCGCGCACAAGCGGCAGTTGGCGTTCCTGGCCAAGCAGATGCGGCGCGAGGACGAGGCGGTGCTGGAGGCGATCCGCGAGGCCATGGACGTCAACAGTGACGCCGCGCGCCGTGAAGTGGCGGCCATGCACCGGGTCGAGGACTGGCGCGAGCGGCTGCTCGCCGAAGGCGACACCGCGCTGGCCGAACTGCTGGCCGAGCATCCCGATGCCGACCGCCAGCGGCTGCGCCAGCTGGTCCGCAACGCCAAGGACGAACGGCTGAAGAACAAGCCGCCGCACGCCTACCGCGAGTTGTTCCGGGAACTGCGCGAGCTGATCCTGGGTGGCGCGTCGGGAATGGGGAATGGCGAATCGGGAATCGAACCCCCCGACGCCGACACCGACGAGGCATTCGACGACACGCGCGACTGA
- a CDS encoding YhdP family protein, producing MHTPLRRRLRLARRFAFYAVAIALVCVALAVGALSQALPFVERHPQQVAAWLSERAGRPIRFDRLETAWTRRGPLLRLDGLRIGAGDGVRIGQAEVLVSMYAGLLPGRSFTELRLRGLALTLLRGDDGNWSVQGLPTSGQGGDPLDALEGLGELQVIDGRLRVHAPSLGLEAQVPKIDLRMRVNGERLQVGVQGWSDLQQAPLTAVLDLDRRRGDGQAYLAVRPAELAGWAGLLHAAGIELQGGVGEVQAWLDLQQRRVAGVTVDATLRELRLRGAPLADGRTRPQLAFTTFRAKARWRQIDGGWRLDAPQLQFGQAGQPLQRLDGLTVAGGRRYALFGDHLDVAPLIAVAGLSDRLSPGLRSWLSVAKPRLQLTQVAVSGVPGGPLYGQGRLAELAFAPAGGAPGVNGLRGRFDGDAQAGELALEAGSPVRVDWPSGFGVVHQVQLAGRIVAFRDGDGLRVATPGLRVQGSDYGADVRGGLRFQGDGSRPWIDLAADLQDAPVVAAKKFWVHSKMSKAATDWLDAALQGGRLRDGHALVSGDLDDWPFADHNGRFEATARLEDAKVRFQHDWPAVENVDASVAFIGNGFEVHGRGSMGGVPVEQLSAALPDYKEGQLSVLASTRAETGKLLAMLRQSPLRTRYGDTLDALSASGPADVTFDLLQPLRADVGTHHLRGTVDLLGAHIADKRWDLAFDDMRGSANYSDTGFAAQKLSVSYQGHQGELALRAGDGVQDPQQAFEAALSASLDANELLDRVPEMAWLKPYVQGRSRWNIGVGLPKTPDGGAQPPTRLQLRSDLVGTELLMPAPMDKAPATPLATSVNVPLPVGSGRIEVVFGKLMALAARSQGGKTGVRVVMGSDHVADEPPASGLVVTGRTAALNAIDWISVVSRPDPNAAAANGGEDPMPLRRIEILADHLLLLGGVFDNTRLRLLPQTDSIDVHLDGPALAGDLSVPTKDGGVLGGRLARVHWRSATATLPAANGAPTAVVATPADNGVAGSAGPVPAGPFADSLDPATIPALALDVDDLRFGAITLGAASLRTRKLADGMQVDQLHLRSDKQKIDISGDWRGKGATAHTQLDANVDSRDLGELMQNLDFGGQVRGGEGQLKLSAAWPGTPAGLQLATVQGQLDVAARNGQLLELNPGAGRVLGLLSVAQLPRRLMFDFRDFFSKGFAFNRIDGQIRFGDGMARSDNLVIDGPAAEIKVRGEADLRAQQFDQTIDVNPKSGNLLTVVGAVAGGPVGAAVGAAANAVLGKPLGNIGARTYRVTGPWKDPKVDVIERESARPPAPSGTP from the coding sequence ATGCACACCCCCCTGCGCCGCCGCCTGCGCCTGGCTCGCCGTTTCGCGTTCTACGCGGTGGCGATCGCGCTGGTGTGCGTGGCGTTGGCGGTGGGGGCGCTGAGCCAGGCGCTGCCGTTCGTGGAGCGGCATCCGCAGCAGGTGGCGGCGTGGCTGAGCGAGCGCGCCGGGCGGCCGATCCGGTTCGATCGGCTGGAGACGGCCTGGACCCGGCGCGGCCCGCTGCTGCGCCTGGACGGGCTGCGCATCGGCGCCGGCGACGGCGTGCGCATCGGCCAGGCCGAGGTGCTGGTGTCGATGTACGCCGGACTGCTGCCCGGGCGTTCGTTCACCGAACTGCGCCTGCGCGGCCTGGCGCTGACCCTGCTGCGCGGCGACGACGGCAACTGGAGCGTGCAGGGCCTGCCGACCTCGGGGCAGGGCGGCGATCCGCTGGATGCGCTGGAAGGGCTGGGCGAACTGCAGGTCATCGATGGCCGCCTGCGCGTGCACGCCCCGTCGCTGGGGCTGGAAGCGCAGGTGCCGAAGATCGACCTGCGGATGCGCGTGAACGGCGAGCGCCTGCAGGTGGGCGTGCAGGGCTGGAGCGATCTGCAACAGGCGCCGCTGACCGCGGTGCTGGACCTGGACCGCCGCCGCGGCGACGGCCAGGCCTATCTGGCGGTGCGGCCGGCGGAGCTGGCGGGCTGGGCCGGCCTGCTGCATGCGGCGGGCATCGAACTGCAGGGCGGCGTCGGCGAAGTCCAGGCCTGGCTGGACCTGCAGCAGCGCCGGGTCGCCGGGGTGACCGTCGACGCCACGCTGCGCGAACTGCGCCTGCGCGGCGCGCCGCTGGCCGACGGCCGCACCCGGCCGCAACTGGCCTTCACCACCTTCCGTGCGAAGGCACGCTGGCGCCAGATCGACGGCGGCTGGCGGCTGGATGCGCCGCAGCTGCAGTTCGGCCAGGCCGGGCAGCCGCTGCAACGCCTGGACGGGCTGACCGTCGCCGGCGGGCGCCGTTACGCCCTGTTCGGCGACCATCTCGACGTGGCGCCGCTGATCGCCGTGGCCGGACTCAGTGACCGCCTCTCGCCCGGCCTGCGCAGTTGGCTGTCGGTGGCGAAGCCGCGCCTGCAACTGACCCAGGTGGCGGTGAGCGGGGTGCCCGGCGGCCCGTTGTACGGCCAGGGCCGCCTGGCCGAGCTGGCGTTCGCGCCGGCCGGGGGGGCGCCCGGGGTGAACGGGCTGCGCGGCCGCTTCGACGGCGATGCGCAGGCCGGCGAACTGGCGCTGGAGGCCGGCAGCCCGGTCCGGGTCGACTGGCCCAGCGGCTTCGGCGTGGTCCACCAGGTTCAACTGGCCGGGCGCATCGTCGCCTTCCGCGACGGCGACGGCCTGCGCGTGGCGACCCCCGGGCTGCGCGTGCAGGGCAGCGACTACGGCGCCGACGTGCGCGGCGGGCTGCGCTTCCAGGGCGATGGCTCGCGGCCGTGGATCGACCTGGCCGCCGACCTGCAGGACGCGCCGGTGGTGGCGGCCAAGAAGTTCTGGGTGCACTCCAAGATGAGCAAGGCCGCCACCGACTGGCTCGACGCCGCGCTGCAGGGCGGGCGCTTGCGCGACGGCCACGCGCTGGTCTCCGGCGACCTGGACGACTGGCCGTTCGCCGACCACAACGGCCGCTTCGAGGCGACCGCACGGCTGGAGGACGCCAAGGTGCGCTTCCAGCACGACTGGCCGGCGGTGGAGAACGTGGACGCCAGCGTCGCCTTCATCGGCAACGGTTTCGAGGTGCACGGCCGCGGCAGCATGGGCGGGGTGCCGGTGGAGCAGCTGTCCGCGGCGCTGCCCGACTACAAGGAGGGCCAGCTCAGCGTGCTGGCCAGCACCCGCGCCGAGACCGGCAAGCTGCTGGCGATGCTGCGGCAGAGCCCGCTGCGCACCCGTTACGGCGACACCCTGGATGCGCTCAGCGCCTCGGGGCCGGCCGACGTCACCTTCGATCTGCTGCAGCCGCTGCGGGCCGACGTCGGCACTCACCACCTGCGCGGCACGGTCGACCTGCTCGGCGCGCATATCGCCGACAAGCGCTGGGACCTGGCCTTCGACGACATGCGCGGCAGCGCCAACTACAGCGATACCGGGTTCGCCGCGCAGAAGCTGAGCGTGTCCTACCAGGGCCACCAGGGCGAACTGGCGCTGCGGGCCGGCGATGGCGTGCAGGATCCGCAGCAGGCCTTCGAGGCCGCGCTGAGCGCGTCGCTGGACGCCAACGAACTGCTCGACCGGGTCCCGGAAATGGCCTGGCTCAAACCCTACGTGCAGGGCCGCTCGCGCTGGAACATCGGCGTCGGCCTGCCCAAGACGCCCGACGGCGGCGCGCAGCCGCCGACCCGGCTGCAGCTGCGCTCGGACCTGGTCGGCACCGAGCTGTTGATGCCGGCGCCGATGGACAAGGCGCCGGCGACGCCGCTGGCGACCTCGGTCAACGTGCCGCTGCCGGTCGGCAGCGGCCGCATCGAGGTGGTCTTCGGCAAGTTGATGGCGCTGGCGGCGCGCAGCCAGGGCGGCAAGACCGGCGTGCGCGTGGTGATGGGCAGCGACCATGTCGCCGACGAACCGCCCGCCAGCGGCCTGGTCGTGACCGGGCGCACCGCGGCGCTGAACGCCATCGACTGGATCAGCGTGGTCAGCCGCCCCGATCCGAACGCCGCCGCGGCCAACGGCGGCGAAGACCCGATGCCGCTGCGCCGTATCGAGATCCTCGCCGACCACCTGCTGTTGCTGGGCGGGGTGTTCGACAACACGCGCCTGCGCCTGCTGCCGCAGACCGACAGCATCGACGTGCACCTGGACGGCCCGGCCCTGGCCGGCGACCTCAGCGTGCCGACCAAGGACGGCGGCGTGCTTGGCGGACGCCTGGCGCGGGTGCATTGGCGCTCGGCCACGGCCACGCTGCCGGCGGCGAACGGCGCGCCGACCGCGGTGGTCGCCACGCCCGCCGACAATGGCGTCGCCGGCAGCGCCGGCCCGGTCCCGGCCGGCCCGTTCGCCGACAGCCTGGATCCGGCCACGATCCCGGCGCTGGCGCTGGACGTGGACGACCTGCGCTTCGGCGCGATCACCCTCGGCGCGGCCTCGCTGCGCACGCGCAAGCTCGCCGACGGCATGCAGGTGGATCAACTGCACCTGCGCTCGGACAAGCAGAAGATCGACATCAGCGGCGACTGGCGCGGCAAGGGCGCCACCGCCCATACCCAGCTCGACGCCAACGTCGACAGCCGCGACCTGGGCGAACTGATGCAGAACCTGGACTTCGGCGGCCAGGTGCGCGGCGGCGAAGGCCAGTTGAAGCTCAGCGCGGCCTGGCCGGGTACGCCGGCCGGCCTCCAACTGGCGACGGTGCAGGGCCAGCTCGACGTGGCCGCGCGCAACGGCCAGTTGCTGGAGCTGAACCCGGGCGCCGGGCGCGTGCTCGGCCTGCTCAGCGTGGCGCAGCTGCCGCGGCGGTTGATGTTCGATTTCCGCGACTTCTTCTCCAAGGGGTTCGCCTTCAACCGCATCGACGGCCAGATCCGCTTCGGCGACGGGATGGCGCGCAGCGACAACCTGGTCATCGATGGCCCGGCCGCCGAGATCAAGGTGCGCGGCGAGGCGGATCTGCGCGCGCAGCAGTTCGACCAGACCATCGACGTCAATCCCAAGTCCGGCAACCTGCTGACTGTGGTCGGTGCGGTCGCCGGCGGGCCGGTCGGCGCGGCGGTCGGCGCCGCCGCCAACGCGGTGCTGGGCAAGCCGTTGGGCAACATCGGCGCACGCACCTACCGGGTCACCGGGCCGTGGAAGGATCCCAAGGTGGACGTGATCGAGCGCGAATCGGCGCGGCCGCCGGCGCCATCGGGTACGCCCTAG
- the pmbA gene encoding metalloprotease PmbA has translation MNAITPDLHRDDSQQRLERLSDIAERLLARARALGASQAEVSCSEDRGLDVNVRLGAVETVESTRDRGIGVTVYFGQCKGSASTADLHESSLEATVAQACAIARYTEDDVAAGLADAALMAREQPDYDRWHPWPLQAEEAIDLALACEAAGRDADARISNSDGASAGTSESLSVYANSHGFIGCERSTHHSLACTLIAGQGDGMQRDGWYSSALAREDLERASAIGRRAAERTVARLQPRSLPTGEVPVLFAPETARSLIGHLLGAVSGGALYRRASFLLDSAGTRLFPEWFAIDERPHLRRGLRSAAFDGEGVATREAPLVRDGVLQRYVLGSYSARKLGLQTTANAGGVHNLQVAANAADLQAIVKGLPRGLLVTDLMGNGVNPVTGDYSRGAGGFWIENGEIAYPVDEITIAGNLRQMFQDIEAVGADIDVRSHVHIGAVLVGRMTVAGND, from the coding sequence TTGAACGCGATCACCCCCGATTTGCACCGCGACGACAGCCAGCAGCGCCTGGAGCGCCTGTCCGACATCGCCGAGCGGCTGCTGGCGCGCGCCCGCGCGCTCGGCGCCAGCCAGGCCGAGGTCAGCTGCAGCGAAGACCGCGGGCTGGACGTCAACGTGCGCCTGGGCGCGGTGGAGACCGTGGAATCCACCCGCGACCGCGGCATCGGCGTCACCGTCTATTTCGGCCAGTGCAAGGGCAGCGCCAGCACCGCCGACCTGCACGAATCCAGCCTGGAGGCCACCGTGGCCCAGGCCTGTGCGATCGCCCGCTACACCGAGGACGACGTGGCCGCCGGGCTGGCCGACGCGGCGCTGATGGCCCGCGAGCAGCCGGATTACGACCGCTGGCATCCATGGCCGCTGCAGGCCGAGGAGGCGATCGACCTGGCGCTGGCTTGCGAGGCCGCGGGCCGCGACGCCGATGCGCGGATCAGCAATTCCGACGGCGCCTCGGCCGGTACCAGCGAGAGCCTGTCGGTCTACGCCAATTCGCACGGTTTCATCGGCTGCGAGCGCAGTACCCACCATTCGCTCGCCTGCACGCTGATCGCCGGGCAGGGCGACGGCATGCAGCGCGACGGCTGGTACAGCAGCGCGCTGGCGCGCGAAGACCTGGAGCGCGCGTCGGCGATCGGGCGCCGCGCCGCCGAGCGCACGGTGGCGCGGCTGCAGCCGCGCTCGCTGCCGACCGGCGAGGTGCCGGTGCTGTTCGCGCCGGAGACGGCACGCTCCTTGATCGGGCATCTGCTCGGCGCGGTGTCCGGTGGTGCGCTGTATCGCCGCGCCAGCTTCCTGCTCGACAGCGCTGGCACCCGCCTGTTCCCGGAGTGGTTCGCGATCGACGAGCGGCCGCACCTGCGCCGCGGCCTGCGCTCGGCCGCCTTCGACGGCGAGGGCGTGGCCACCCGTGAGGCGCCGCTGGTGCGCGACGGCGTGTTGCAGCGCTACGTGCTGGGCAGCTACTCGGCGCGCAAGCTCGGCCTGCAGACCACCGCCAATGCCGGCGGCGTGCACAACCTGCAGGTGGCGGCCAACGCGGCGGACCTGCAGGCCATCGTCAAGGGCCTGCCGCGCGGCCTGCTGGTCACCGACCTGATGGGCAACGGCGTCAATCCGGTGACCGGCGACTACTCGCGCGGCGCCGGCGGGTTCTGGATCGAGAACGGCGAAATCGCCTATCCGGTGGACGAGATCACCATCGCCGGCAACCTGCGGCAGATGTTCCAGGACATCGAGGCGGTCGGCGCCGACATCGACGTGCGCTCGCACGTGCACATCGGCGCGGTGCTGGTCGGCAGGATGACGGTGGCCGGCAACGACTGA